A region of the Chaetodon trifascialis isolate fChaTrf1 chromosome 7, fChaTrf1.hap1, whole genome shotgun sequence genome:
AGCGTGGTCCCAATTAAACCCCAGTCAAAGGTGGACACACATCGTTTCTTGTGCTAAAAGGGCTTCATTTTTGGAGGCTTCTAAAATGCCTAGATTAACAAGGTGGATTTTGGCAGCTGAATGTAATGACCAAACACAAGTTGAACTGGTTCAAGAAATCTTGTAGCACGTCAGCGCTGAAGCTATGGTGACCAAACAATAAAGCCATTAATCAGTGGAGCATGGAAAAAGTGATGTATAGTTATTCCCAGTGGCTTTCTCACCCACTGCCTGTCATTTTGTTATTGTGCAGACAGTGTTGATACAGCTGCCTCTGACTCAGTGTATTCTCTGCCCTCCCTGCCATCTTTTCTCTCGcttgttgttttcctcttttcatttctttctctgagTTTCTTCAGCCAACTCCATGAGTCAGCCCCTCCTTTCCTCTAACATCACACTTACTCGTAGCACATTCTTTAATGTGTGCTCCTAATTCCTAGTGGTGCTGAACCCATCTCACCTATTGTCTCGTTCATACAACCTGCCTAGTCACTTGAGGTGTACAGAGCTGTTGAAACTTCTTTGGTAACAGTACTTCAGCTCAGACGATTGTTATAGTTAAAGAATGGGTTTATTTTAATGAACATATTCAATTTAGGTTGAATTACCATTGGCCAGGATGCAAGTACGAGGCAAGCCCCATTTTAAGAGCACAAGAACCTTTTGAATATATTAATTCTTCAAAATAGCAAGTTTTTGCTAGTTAGTTTCAGGCTATTTTAAGTGAATGTTCCAGGTGTCGATAAAAGAGCAAATGAAGATTTGCTTAAGAAAACTGCTGGTTAGGATTAGCGTAATCCTGCAAGTGAGTGAGACACATGGTGCATTATATCTTGAATAAACATGTGCTTCTAATGTCTAAAGCTGTTTAATTCAAAAGGCTGTGTTGATTTACATATATCTTAAATATGCTGCAGAATCTGCCATTACACAGGTAAATATGTGGTGAGGAGAACAGGTTTCTAAGTATACATCACTGGTGTGCTGAATTTGAAATCCTATCATCATGAAAAGCCTTGAAATCCCATTTTTCCTTCAGACACACTTGGGTACCAGTGTGAGAACATGTTCACGTGCAAAGTATTCTTGTGTTTTAGTGAATATGTATAATTAAGATTTTAGatgtttatctgtttttcttctccattgACTTACACTACAATGAGTGCAAGAGTGGCAAAAAAGTCAATATCTATGTCATGAAAAAATCAAAAGCAACcaaaatcatgttttatttttttctgtgtgaattaTGTCTTTGTGTCAAGTCCTGTAGTCCtgggaaaaacaacagagaaatagTCAGGCAAGAGAAAGATTTTTGAGCAAGTTGAATAAGATTGATGACTTTTGAGTCTTTATTGACTGGAATGGGAATATAATTGCACCACTGGGGAGCCAGCAGTGAGGCGAGGTGAGACAGTGGACTGATGATCAGGTCTATGCGGTAAGAGAGCGCAGCgcagtgcagctgctgttgaGGTACTGTGCAGAGGTTTGGCTGGGGTGTAGGCCTGGACCATGGCCTGGAGGTATTAGCACGTCTTTCCATTCGCAGCCTTATGCATGAGTACAGAAGTTGAGGAGGGCAGGCGCACATTGGAGAATTTGGGGAAGTTGAAGGCAAGGCAGGAAGCAATGCGCTAGTCAAGAGCAGAGATGTTCGCACGAGCTAGAGCTGGATCGGGGAGGAGGAATTGAATGAGTTGGCTGATGATATAGAGCACAAACCTGTGGGATCAGGTTGTGCAATGCAGGTGCCATgacaagcgtgtgtgtgtgtttgcaaaatGTAAGGACTTGATAGCACTGAGTTTCATTAATGAAAGTGTGTAATGTGATGAGAAGGGAGAGGATTGAGCTACAGTCTCTAGTTGATTGCTCTGTGAGAGCAGATAGGTAGGGGAAGCATGGGAGCATTTCAGCAGATTGTTACCTTTGCTCATGACACCAAGGAGATTAGACAAGCACTGCAGCACTCCGACGCAGGCACATGTGTGCCTGGGCATGCGCGTACATGTGCAGTGACCAAGGCCAATCAGTGAGTGGTACCCCCTGCTTAACAGATTATAAGGCCGGCCACTGCAGACAGGACAATGCATGTACTATCCAActtttacaaacacacatacagacttaCAGCTCaaacgtgcacacacgcacgcacgcgcacgcacgcacgcacgcacacacacacgcacgcatgcacgcacacacacacacacacacacacacacacacacacacacacacacacacaaaaacatggatcCACATTTCAATACAATTTCATTAATCTCTCAGACACAGAGGTTTAATGTTCAAGCTTGTTTTGAAGTGcatcttcttttcctctgaacAAAGCACTCATTTTTTATGAAGCTGCACTGCCTAGTCGAGTTAGTCATCCAGGAGCTGCAGTAGTTCTCTAGgtaatgaaaatgtgttggAAGACGAGTCACCACCATTGGTTAAATTGCCTGATTTGATTGCTTGGGAAATGGACCTTGCACAGTGATGGCATGAGTTTGCAGAGCATAAGTCATTTcgttattttttcagttttctcttctttccaGTCTGTCTTTATTTTACCGCCTGTACATATACAAATGCAACACATTCATCTCATTAACCAAtagtgtattttgtgtgtggcTTTCTATATTACTCTTACAGGCAGCTTGTGTGCCAGTGATGCTGAGTAATGGGTGGGAGCTTCCCTTCTCAGAGATCATCAACTGGAATACGGCAGCTGTGATCGGGGACGAAAGGCTGCTATTACAGGTAGAAACTTAAAACAACTCTGAAGTTGGATTTACTTGACAGGCTTGTCAACACTCTtcgaagaaaaagaagaaaagttcatctGCACATTACTGTCACGGTGCTAATTGACCACAGAGAGGAACAAGAGGGAGGTTAGGGATCAGAGAGGCAGGGGTGGAAAGCAGtgtgtagagccagaatatttttcACATCTAAGTgggtgaattaagggtttattgcgaccaaaccagagttggtcATTGCTGGAACAGCAGGAAGAATAATAAAGAGAGCTTTGGtgagatttgttttgtttctaacTTCTTTTGTTTCGAGTTTTAATGAAGTGTGTTTCATTATGATCTGTGAgataattttactgtttttgtcatcCATTGGTGGATTTGAGGAGAGCACTGAAGCTGATTCTAAAAGGATCTCACTCTCAAGCAAAAGGTCTATCTGTGTAGGGATCTTTTCCATAATGTTTTCAGAtgcttagaataacaatctgagctcTGTTAGCGGATGTGCTTTGACAGGCACAGTTTCCCTGTTATGTGACTTCCAACTGAGGTGATCTATTGGCCCAATTACAAAACTTTTTGCACCTATTAGTCATGTAGACAccaaaatatgtaaaaagtAGTTCCCACATTTACCCCATAAATCTAATTTGTGTGCAACTGTATGTGGCAACTGAGATTCACTTAGTGGATTTATTGAAGCAGATCTTGCAGTTGTTCTACAAGCAGTGTTCTGTTTGCAGTAAATGACAGCATCCAGTGTAGACTACAAGACTATGCTTTTTGTTCTGCCTCTGGGCTAATTTAAGTATGCTAACGTTCATTCCCTTCTGTCTCAGATCCCCTCAACAGTGCGCTCCATCCACCAGGATCAGATCCTGTCCCTTAGACAGCAGACCCAGTTCCTATGGGAGGCTTACTTCAACTCTGTGGAGAAGATAGTACTGACCACACTGGAGGTACGTATGCACACGTTCAAGTTCACATAAACCGTGCAATTGCATATATTTGCAGTAAATGCAAATATCTATATATACATGCATGTAAGGACTATGTAATATTTAATTGTATGCAGTAAATCTAATTGCAATTTTTGTTTATAATACAGTATCAACTGTGgtacttttttcatttataAGCCAATGTTTAGGGTTTGCTCTTTGGGTGTAAAATTTAACTaatttgtgtgtcagtgtattaTCTAGTGATATATCCTCCTGTATAACTTAAAATGTTTGTACTAAAGTTTTTCACttgactgaaaacaacaatggaTGCTTGCTCATTAATGCGCACAagcataaaaatgcaaatatccATTATTTCAGGTCTTTTCATCAAAGTCACTCAATTGCGTTCGTCCCAGTTATTGTCTTTGCACCAACAAGTTTACAAGTGCAGACTGTGTAGTTGCAGATAGAATACCCACAATGAATCTGCTCTCTGGCTAGATTGAAAGCCAAGAGAGATGATATATGTTGTTACatgctgctgtcatgtttttgaGGCTGTTTCTTGCTGTGTCCTGGCAATCAATCATGTCAGTAGTTTGTTCCTGTCAGAGTCCATTTGTCTGTATTCTTCCTGGTGAGTAGCAGGCTATCATACTGCTCTGGGGTTAGGATTACAAACAAGTAAAGACGAGAGCAGGAAGGATTGAAAGGATAAGGGAGCAGGACGACAGGCAGCATGTATAAGGCTGGCTGTAAGCAAGGCAGGATTTTTCACTCCATTCCAAGCCATGCGTTTGTTCACCAGCCTCTATCAGCAGTAACCAGCAATGGCTCACTAAACTATGGCTGGAAATGTCATGTAAAGATGTTAAACCTATCAGggtgtttattttgtttgattaGTTTTAATCCTTTGGTTTAAAGAAACAAATGGGAGAAGTGCTGctgattttcagttcagtttcagtgctACAAGTCAGCCTGACTGCTGTTGACGCCATTAGCTGCTGTCTTCAGATAGTGTGACAGAGGCCCTTTCCCAAGAGGTAGGAAGTCAGGGCGCTGGAAGGCAGAGCTGGGATTTCTCTGTCAACAGGGTAAAGTTACAGCCCCAAGAAGCTGATGTTCAATCTGTTTACGCTCTCAGTATCTTAACCCTGTTACAGCACATACCATAGTACAAGACTGGTAAGAGGTCAGTGTTTTGCCTTCAAATCTGATCTGTTAGTGTGCTACTAATATCAAGGGATTGTAGatattttactgtaaacaaGATAAAGTTGCACCTCAAGAATCTGTTTATCACCACAATATCCTACAAGAAGTAAACAGAGTTTACTTTGCTCTGCAGCTACCACATAGCTCCAGAGAATGCTTAATATTTTATTAAGGTATCCTCTTACTGTCTGAGAGGCTTCCTAAAGCTGCAGATGAGTGGGATTCACTTTATGCTGTGGGTCTTTAAACCCACTCACACTTTGTTGTGTGGTTTTGTGATACACAAACAAAGTTTTACATTTGGGTGAAGATTGTGGAACAGTTGGTGCCAAcccactttattttgaaaagctaaAGTGATGTGTTGTTTAATTAAATTCTGTAATCTCAAACATAACAGCATAACTTAAAAGTAAAACACTTGTGACTATTGTGGCTTGTGAAACAAAGTCACTTTTGGCAGTAAAACAAAAGCCGAAGGACGTGATCAAAGTCCTTCATAGCTGCTTGTTTTCAGATAGTTTGGGTGATTTTATTAAGCCACGCCTGCCACCTAAGCCAACCCAGAGTGATTGAATTTAACTTGTAATTGTCAATTTCAActgatttatgtttgtttttccacccaAAACAAATTATGTCTGGGTCCAAATGAAATTAAAGTGGATTGTTGAGCATCATCGTTTCCAGAGTTTAAGTCTTgcaaagcagctgctgtttttctcagttttaatgCAGTTTGTATTGCCTTGCATGACAAGATTCAGGGACACACTACACCTGCCACAGGCTGGGAGAAAATGTATATGTAGTAAATATGCttccacattcatttcatttcagtaatGACATGGGTCGCTTAAGTTTGTTACTGTTAGTAGTTTCCTAAAGTCAGTGCTCTGTGATCGCTCGAATCGAGCTCATAAAAATCTAAAGTTCtttatgtgtaaaatataaagcaTTGAGCTTGTATAATTGTGATATCAGTGGAGTGGCAAATCTAAAAATTTGTCCATCACAGGCCAAAATAAGCTGCCcagaagaaaacaatgaaagaatAATTCTATAATTGGATGTGAAATTGTTGTTTATGGGAAGACATGACAGTACAATGAAAAGCACTCATTTGTAGTGCGCAGGTTTTTCTGTTAATTTGAACAGAGCTGTTGTTTCAGTTGTTAATTTGAGAAATGCCAGAGAATCTGTGTCTGCACTGTTTCCAAGCAGCGTATAAGACTGGCATGATTATTGCTTAATTTGAAGTGAATGGACATGGTGGATTTTGGCTCGGAGCTAATTTCCGGCTGACATCTTACAGACAAACCACAGTAGTTGTATAGATACTCCACATGGGCCTTCTGATCTTTTTCCCTAATGAATCACACAGGAACAAGGAGCGTCATGGACATTTGATTGCTATTTACCTATTGCATGTATTTATTATCCAATATTATCATGTATTATAGAATTATTGCAATTTACAGAAAGCTAAATTTGGGATGTTTTCTGCGCCTTTGTTTCTGCAGATCATCCAGGACCGGGTCATGCAGCACACCTCAAGGAGTAACCTCATGTGGAACAGTCTGCCTGGAGGACTTTTCACCTTGCCTCAGTACTCTACATACCTGGGAGAATTCCCCTTCTACTACGCTAAGCTGGGTCAGTTAATAATTCATGCACCTGCTGCTATACGCTAAGAATTGCATTAATGGCACACCGTAAGGTTTAATGGACTAATTGTCATTTTACGAAACAACACAGGAACAGCTGGTGTGTGGCAGCTGTTGAATCCTCAGAAATGAACGTGAATCAGTGACATTTTCACAAGTTATGCACTATATCTTTATTAATCCATGATTTGTCACAGAGAAACTCACCAATTAGACCTGCCATGTTGCCATGTTGTATTTGTGCATGGTTAATTGGCCAGATATGCAGCTTGTTACTGACAGTGAGATTTGGGTAACTGGCACCTTTTCCTTCACAAGCCTAATTAGACCTTTTCAGTCGCACTGGATGCCAAGTACACACAGCTTGAAGTAAACAAGCACAGACTCAGAGATGCTCAAAATGTCAAAGAGGTATTACTTACAGATGAAATTCCACTTATAGAACATGTAACTGtagggtttgtgtttgtgcagtccCATGTTCAAGTGACTGCACTACACAATTGAACGTCATTCAGAAGATCGTTGTCGTGTTCGAAATCTTGCCTGACAGATTtgatttgcttcttttcttacCTTTGATGTATCTGGCTGTTTTCAGGTGTTAAGCCCTACCCCAAGTTTACAGCAGTCATTCATGTGGTGACCCCACTGGTTTCACAGTCCCAGCCAGTCATGAAGCTGCTTGTGGCTGTGGCCAAGTCCCAGTACTGTGCCCAGGTAATCCAAAACCCAACACGCTACACAATATTACTCACCTCAGGTCAGACTGATCACATACTTGATGCTGATGTGATCTGAGTGGGTGTCTCGTTGAACTATAATATTATGGAGCTAATGTATCAGACTGTTTGACCAATTAAAACACAGTTTCGTACACACTGTTCTCAGGTGTTAAAACAAGAGTAGCCAAAATTTtccaatgctaacatgctagcctGACAACTGGGAGTACTGACAATAGCCATGTTCATTGTCTGCGTTCATTACAACAATGTTTGGTGTTGTCTTATGTGTGAATGAGATGTGACGTAGTTGGATACAGTTAGCGATGACTACAATATGCTCCCCTTTAGTACACTCTCCCTGAGTCAACAGACTCGTTCAGCAGCTAACCTGGTAGTACATTACACGCACCCTTGAGCTGACGGAACACTTTCAGAATCTAGTTTATCCTCCTGGTTTGTCCAATGCTACCAACTTCAGCTTGATATAGAAAGGAAAGTGGGCAAAGCTGCTTTGGTGAAAAGAAGAGCTATGTTTGTCTCAATGTTAATGTCATTTCTCGGGTTTATCACATCACTAAAGTGCTGGTGTTTGCTTAAAACTGCTTTTGAACTTCAGTATTTATTCATACTGGGGATAAAGAGAGGCTGTCCAAATAATTTGCATCCCATCCTGTACAGATGTATAATTCTAATGCACACTGCAGGAAATATAGGAAGCCGTTACCTGTCAGTGGACTTTAATGTACATTACCCACTATTGTGGCATTTTGCAAATTCATCACAAATGTGAATGTGGTTTTCCTGGATTTAAAACTGTATTGCTAGCATGAAGGTCAGCACATGTAgctttagcatttaaaatgatacaGTGTGTCACTGTCACGTAATTTAGGTAGTGTGACAGCTCTGAAAATAGATTTGCAGTAGCTTGAAGAAGTTGTTGGTATGTCTTCCACATAAGTGGGGAGTAAATATAAACTGGGCTTTGAATAGAAGCAAGGCCTTATTGTGGGTTTTTGATCTCTGCGTATATTGCTAAGTCTGACGAAGATTGTCAAACATTAATAGACTTCTATTTTAACATGTCTCTCATTAGGTGCCCATAATAGATATGTAGACAAACATATTGTGTTCACAATGATAGCTATGTTTTACCGATTTTCCCTTTGCGCAGGTGATAGTTCTGTGGAACTGTGACAAGCTTCTTCCTGCCAAGCACCGCTGGCCTCCCACCTCAGTCCCTGTCATTGTTATAGAGGGCGAAAGcaaggtaaaaaaacaaaacaaattagcCTTATCCTTCACTCATTAGGCAGTGTTACTGCGGACGAAAATAAGACTGAGAGCTACATACAAGAAGGACTTGAATTTTAACCACAGTTGCAGAAGCTGTTACAAAGTTAAGCGATAAAATCAACACCCCTATATTGCACATGAgttttcaaagcaacatgacACAGCTACTTGTTGAAAAACTGCAGAATTATTTAATATGCCAGGGATGTGACTGGCATTCAGTATACTGTATTGGGACTTGGCAGGGATTGCAATCCTGACTTGGTTAAACTGAAGCATACATCCTTTTTCATCAAGTGTTTGTTGTTTAGCCTAAATCCTGTAGGTTGAAATGTGATGTGGCTAACAAGATTGTTGCGGTCAGGGATAGAAACCTTTACACTATACAGTATTTCAAAATATAACTGCCATATACCTCAGTGTGCACAGATTTCTAAGATTGGAACCCACTTTATGAGCACTTGTAATACAGAATAATTTGCGTAGAGACATGCCAAAAGGCGGAGGATGCAGGGCTCATCAGGGAGGGAAATGCGCTTCACTGCTTGTAGATTTCTATCGGTGGTTTTTGCTCGTCCCtgaaatgctgtgtttctgctgtcactgttgttATGTCAGCTTGTACGTTTGGCTGATTCTGCTGTTAacgcagcacagacagaaactgGTAGCGCTGCTTGTCAGGGAGACGTACCTCGCTAGTGCACATACTGGCCCTGTTTATAAACTGATTATTGCTGTTGAGTTGCATTAAGCAACCAGTCATgttttgcttgtgtgtatgtgttttgcaaatcataaCAGGTGATAAGCAGTCGTTTTCTACCCTACGACACCATCCCCACTGATGCTGTGCTCAGTCTGGATGAGGACACCGTGCTCTCTACTACAGAGGTCAGATTACCAGGAAACTACAGCATTTACAGagcatttacagaaatgtttaatGAAGAGTGCATGCTGCAGAAGTTATTGTTAATAATTGTAGAATAGCTACCATGTGTCTATGTATCTTTCCAATGCAGTTCCTTGGAATTACGTGTTCCTGGTTTCTTAGCCTCATgacttctttccctctttctgtctcatgaTTTCCTTCTGATTTTGGTCCAGGTGGACTTTGCCTTCACTGTTTGGCAGAGTTTCCCAGACCGCATTGTTGGTTACCCAGCCCGCAGTCACTTCTGGGACAGCAACAAGGAGCGATGGGGCTACACATCCAAATGGACCAACGACTACTCCATGGTGCTGACTGGGGCTGCCATCTACCACAAGTACTGAAACACTGCTGATTTTCACTCCTCTCCATTGAAattctgtttcctttttgttcAATACTCATATTTCACTCTCTGTCATGTTCTTCCTTAGATACTATCACTACCTGTACACCACCTACCTTCCAGCCAGTCTGAAATCCATGGTTgaccaaatgtcaaactgcgAGGACATTCTGATGAATTTTCTGGTGTCCTCGGTCTCGAAACTACCACCCATCAAGGTCACTCAGAAGAAACAATACAAGGAGACCATGATGGGACAGGTGAGGTAGAATATTTGCCATGTCAAAGTTGCTGACTTAACTACAGTATAACAGGCACTGTGCTGGGGATTAAGGGACCATAGATGGACCCATTCCAAAGAGCAGTGCATTAAATAATGATATAATCAGAATAGCGGAGGTCGTAGTCCTTAtgcacaataaaaaacaaaataatgggaatgtctttgtttgtaaaaagtacattttgattACCATTCTTGCACTGATGATGGGAAAATAACTGCAAGTGCACTGAGGTGATGTGTGGAGTGAAGCACCTGAAGGATACAGATCAGTGGAGAGCAGGGTGTGTGAACGTGACTGGCTGGATGGCGAGTTCGCAACGTGCCCACAGGCACTTGTGGAGCATCTGAACTCAGAAAGCTTTGTTGCTCTTTTTTGACTCGTCATCTATTTTCATAGAGCTGCCAATattcaaaatcaaaaaaaaacctcacattGTGGGATGAGGAAGCTGTTCAGAAACACAAATTCTTTCGTCTTTGTAGAATACACTCCTCACACGAGCAATATCCAGTCAGGTGTTCGTTCTCTTCACAAATTCTCTTCTTTATAACATGTCAGCAGCTGCCTTTGAGCGTTAAAAGcccacattttcatttattttttgcaatGATGCTCATTATTGAAGAGACTGAGGCCCATGTGCGTCCTGATTATTGTAGAAGCTGGTGGCCTTTAGACACATCATACCTCTTAAACCGTAATAGAGTTGGCTGTTAAAACTGAATATCAGTCATTTGTAAATTTGAATTGAACTTTGTTTTCTTGCAGTACGGTcttcaataaaataaagtcatgaATAATTACAATAGGCTTTGAAAGGTCAGAGAAATTTCTTCTGCATTTTTcatgttgtctgtctctctccccctggCACTGTCTgcatctccccctctctccctgtcctaTCACCACCTCACACCCCCAGAGCTCCCGGGCGTCTCGCTGGGCTGACCCGGACCATTTCGCCCAGCGTCAGACCTGCATGAACAAGTTTGCCAGCTGGTTTGGCACCATGCCTCTGGTCCACTCTCAGATGAGGCTGGACCCGGTCCTGTTCAAAGACCAGGTGTCCATACTGCGGAAGAAGTACAGGGACATTGAAAGACTATAACCCTCCCGAGCCCCCCGCTCCCTGGACATGACAAAGACTGAGCGAGGGGGCACACACTTGGAGAAGCTCAGAGCCTTTCCATGATTGCATGGATGGATCAGTGGAGAGGCGGATGGGATTGGGTacaggaggaaaggaggaaaagaaact
Encoded here:
- the LOC139333925 gene encoding exostosin-1a-like, whose protein sequence is MQAKKRYLTLFSAGACLILLFCFGGIQVPLSRRGPSRRDDRSLTGYHPGARWRRFPGSLQPFSSWEQDRSDDHNEHISPRQKRDANSGVYAGKRCRMNSCFDYSLCERNGFKVYIYPQQKGEKMSESYQNILSSIEGSRFYTPDPGQACLFVLSLDTLDRDQLSPQYVHNLKAKIQSLPLWNGGKNHIIFNLYSGTWPDYTEDLGFDIGLAMLAKASISTENFRPNFDVSIPLFSKDHPRTGGERGYLKHNTIPPYRKYMLVFKGKRYLTGIGSDTRNALYHVHNSEDVVLLTTCKHGKDWQKHKDARCDRDNSEYDKYDYREMLYNSTFCLVPRGRRLGSFRFLEALQAACVPVMLSNGWELPFSEIINWNTAAVIGDERLLLQIPSTVRSIHQDQILSLRQQTQFLWEAYFNSVEKIVLTTLEIIQDRVMQHTSRSNLMWNSLPGGLFTLPQYSTYLGEFPFYYAKLGVKPYPKFTAVIHVVTPLVSQSQPVMKLLVAVAKSQYCAQVIVLWNCDKLLPAKHRWPPTSVPVIVIEGESKVISSRFLPYDTIPTDAVLSLDEDTVLSTTEVDFAFTVWQSFPDRIVGYPARSHFWDSNKERWGYTSKWTNDYSMVLTGAAIYHKYYHYLYTTYLPASLKSMVDQMSNCEDILMNFLVSSVSKLPPIKVTQKKQYKETMMGQSSRASRWADPDHFAQRQTCMNKFASWFGTMPLVHSQMRLDPVLFKDQVSILRKKYRDIERL